The Cuculus canorus isolate bCucCan1 chromosome 3, bCucCan1.pri, whole genome shotgun sequence DNA window AACAGCTGTAAGTGTGCTTGCACTATGTACCATATAGCTCTTTATCTTGTTACAAAATATACCTAAATGTCTTACTCTGTTTAGGGGAAGCAGAAGATAAGTAAAAGCAGCACAAATTTAACAAAGtcttcagtttaaaatcttaaaaacataCTGCTGAGTTTTGCGCCTTAAAGGTAGCTGCCTTCACCAGGCCTGAGTCCATGCGCTGTTACTGGACTCTGGTCTTAGGGCAAAATCATGGCATGCGAGTGGAAATCACCCTTGAATCAACCCCTTGAAATCAAGGCTGCATGAACTCCTTTTGTATGTACCTATCCAACAGAAGAGTTCAGGCTGCAATATCTGTATTTAGCTGATAACACAGTAGCTATGTAATACTTGTTGTTATAGATTATATGTCACACTCATTAATTCAGGGTGCAATTTAATTGAATCAGTCTTTTTTACTTCAGTGGAACTGAATCAGGCCCTTCATGTACAAGCTTATTCTATTTTAAGCATTCTTGGCTCAAAGGCTTGTTTACAGCAAGAGCAGAAGTTAAGTTTCTGGATGCTGTGGAATGCCAGTCACTCTGCAGTAAATGACTCTATGCTTACTGATACAGGATACGTAATGCTTTTATTGCAGGAACGCTTTTTATGCTGCTTTCCTGTGTTATCCCATAAACACAGACTAAGTACACGATACAGACATTGAGGGCTAAGTTTTCAGCCCTGGTGTGTGGTAGTACAAAAATCTTGATCGGTCTCATCTGTGATGTATCCTATAGAGGGACATAAGGGATCCCAGCAATTTGTAATCCAAGGTATTAGGAAGCAGTGACTATCTTAGAAACAGGAGTAGCTGTTAGTATGGAGATAGAAAGCAACTGTCCACAAGAGGTATATTGCTTAGTATTCAGAGTTTGAAAAAGCACATGATGGACGGTTTGTCTTGTCAtctatttcttccttcactgaaaTACTAAAGTAACCCACGGAAAATGTTAGACTTCTTTCAAAGGTTAGtatctatttttcatttattcactTATTTTCATAGTGTTTCTGTATTGGAATTATTACACAAAATACATTCCTGATGTGTATACATATTTAATAAATCTTTACTTTGGGGGTTTTACCAGATGCTAATATCTGGTGTAGTACTTCAGTTTTAGGATGCACGTGGGTctttaactgaaagaaaagtgtaaTCCCCCGCATATGTTTTTCCTAATGCCATTGGTTCATTCAGTGGTTTCCCTGCTTCTAGAACCATTTGATAATAGACTGTTTTAGGATGTAATctcaaaaataatatttgtccaagtgttagaaataaaaaaaatgttttttctaaagcattCGAAGGATAATATCTATGCAGATTAAAGTAGTGTTGTTGAGAGTAGTTAACATTAAAAGGACTATTATGATCtatcaaatataaaatacactTCCACAGAACTGTCAATATTTGTCAATAAAGTGTTTTGATTAGTTTTTATACGTGGATAGCTTTCAGTACTATACAAATTAGTGCATGTGTATAACAAGACAGCACTTAAGGGTCAGCTTGTTTATTCAAGTCTGTCTTGTCTCAAAAAGACAAGGTATTTATTGTCAGTTCTGTGTTCTGAGTGAGTCTTCAGCTGAAATTGTGTCGTCTTGTTTGGCAACTTAGAATTAGCATGCATTTTGGAATAAAATACTTTGTGAAGTTCTAGGTCTACACCAAGTGAAACTTGCATTAAAATATACTCCACAGGTGAAATATCCAGATTTTTGGCATGTGTTTATGGCTTAGCTTATGATGAGAAGCCGAAGTATCAAGTGCTCAAGAAAATCCTGCTTGATGGACTAGGGTCCAGTGGAACTCGCTACGATGGTCCTCTGGAATTTTCCACTGCAGCATGCACACGAAATCACCGTACTGACCAAGTGtcaaaagtaagaaagaaagtgTGGGATTATTTCTGACGTCTCCTGCTTGattgttgccttttcttttgtagaAGAGTCTCAAAATGATACTGACACAGCAGTTCTTTTGCCTTAAATATAACGTGTTTGTTAATTCCTGTTTCCCCTGGCTTTGCTAAAAAGCGGGATGTCAACCCTTAAGTAGGAAGAACTGTCATGAGTCCTTTTGACCTGCAGCCTCTCACTTCAAAGCAGGAGGTCTGTGGAGAATGATTTACTTTCAGGATAATGGGGAAGTCAAGGACTTTGTTCACTAACATCTTGAAGACAAGCCTGAATGCCAGTTTTTTCCTTCGTTCCAGATTAAAAGCAAAGTTACTTCTATTAGTGAAAgcatttaattcattttctcactttcaAACTGTTCTTTGTCATTTGCCTTTATACTCCTGCAGCCACTGATGTGGAGGAGGTATTACTCGGGGATTTAAATCTGTTATTGGTACGCAGCGCTATGGGATGCACTAATGCAGAATTTTAAAGCTGACGGGTATCACATTAGGTTTTCCTTTTGTACTTTTAAGTTTGAAACTATACAGTTAATAAAACTATGTTTTAATAAGTGGAGATGAAAAGGTAATTAGCAATCTTACTGGGCTTGCTGTGAAATGTCAGTCCTATCATACCTCTGCCTCCAAACTCCCCGTAAGCAAAAGCCCTGTTTCTGTCTCCAGTGCCTGTGCAATAAGGCAGGGTCAGGGTactgttaatttttaatatttttggtgAACTTTGGACCATCATAAGTGTACATGAGCCAAGAATGCAGGATGCAAAATAATGTGACTGATAGGCTGCTAGATGAATGGTGATTCAAGTATCGGTGCACAGATGGTTCTGATTTGCTGAGTTTTGTAGCTGCTGCAACTGAAGACATAAAATATCCTTCTAGTCATAAATTAGCTCTTTGGAAGCAAAACCTTGGCACCAGAGCTTTACAACCTTCAATTAGTAGGGAAAGAAGTATTTGAATGACTGTGGTATTGACATCTGTAGGCCTGCATAGTAATCATTCCTAATAGAAGAGAATATCTGTTTGAGGGGGTTTTGCATGGCTAATTAACCACCAGTGagaatatgtaattttttcatGATCTCCTGATTGTCACCTTTCTCTCATGatacaattacattttattgTAGCAAGTGCCTCACAAACCAATTGTCATCACTATTTACGTGTTATGGAAGGCAGAACAAAAGTTCATGTTTAATAAAAAGGCACCAAGTTTTGATCTTGGTAATTACAGGTACTTATTTTAGTGATTTCATtgacttttctggttttagtacttattattttctttaaacaaaaccagaagttatTTCAGAGACGGTATTTGTCTTCCTGTGATGGTGACCATCTCATCCTCACTAATTTgagaagctttttttaaagtttgtactgttttctgaactttattaaaaaatcaggtGACTGTTAACTGATCTCCAGCTGATCTGGTTGGATCTCTGCTTCACAAGCGTCTTTGATTTCTTAGAGTCAGATATTGAATAGgaaatctcttttctccttaTTGCCTGGCCTAAGACTTTGTGCTGCACTGGCATAAAAGATGATCCTGAACTTCCTGGCTGTAAAAGCTGCTGTAGCACAGCCTCGAGTTCACAACCCCACTGAAAAATCCATGAATGAGGAGTGTCAGTTATCACCACTCTTGTGCTGTAGGACTAAGCAGAATTGGTTTTGATGGCCAAGAACAAGATCAGAGAGCGAGCATGTCTGCATATTACTAAATTCTGGCACCTGCCGTCACTTCTTCAGGGAAATTTTTAACATTGAGTATCTTGTTTCTTGGAACAGTAAGAACACTAGTGCTGCCCCAGTGATCACCTGTGCTTTGCTGAGGTGTGTTCCTTCAGCCAGTTCTGCTGCTTCCACGCACAAGTTTCCTGCAACATCCTCtgcaaaacagctgcagaaaggaaatttcCAGGGCTATTCAAAGGACTTAAGGTGCACTTGAATACAAGTGAACAACGCAGATAACCAAACTTTCTCTAACTCTgttgctgctttcagaaaatctGGGGTTTTGATCTGTGGTTTTTGGCTGTGGAGAGTATTCAAGACCTGGTGCACTTTGGTGCTGCAGTCCTGACAAAGTGTTGGTTGATAGGCAGGTGCTTCCCACTGCATCTCCTCACAGCACTGTCTGTAGTTACCCTAAGTCTGATTCTTTTTATCTTGGCCCTCTGCATTCCCTTTCCACCTTTCCTTTCATTCACCAAACACTTCTGCCTTTAAAGAGACAACCTAAGAATAGTAGGAGCCACTACAAACGATCCACTGTCTCCTCACCCCTTGCTTATGAGCAAATCTGACTCTAGGTGACCTGCCTGACTCCACTTGTACCAGTTTGGAACACAGGAAAGAAGTGATCTTGGGCTAATTCCCTTCTGAAGACCAGTAAACACCCCTAAGTATCAACAAGGGAGTCCTGTAACACCAGCTCCTTCAAGATGATGTGAAGAGGAATTGTTACAGAAGATGAATTTTAAGATGCAGCTTGCTGTATAGTACATGAATCTAGTCTCAACATGACAAAAAGCATAACAGTGGCTATGTTCTGGTGCTTCATTTCAGTTGTACACCAAGTATAGGTGATGTATTAATTGCATTAATTCTCAGATTTGTTTGCCACAGTTCTTGgcttataaatattattttctgctttttcacctACAGTGGAAGTCCTAGCATTAGGGCCAAACAAAGTATGGCATGGGCAGCCAACTGTGAGCTAGATTGTGTAGATTtcatattgaaaaataattgcatcAATACTAACTTGTGACTTTTATTAGCATGGAATATAGTAATTTGTaggcataaaataaatattttcacaagTGCTGTAGGTCCTGTTTTGAAAGTGATATACTCGTTTAGGTAGTCATGTATACATTGTGTAGGTACCAGGGCTGGCTGTCAACAAGATTGGCAGTTCTTGCATGGTGTGGTATGGTTCCACGATGCAGAGAAACAGCTTGGGCCCCTCCGTTCAGGTAACTCTGTGGCATTGAGCCTCACCTGTCTAGCTCTATCTCTCAGAGCTATTTACAGGCTGCTTGAAGCCAGCCCGAGTTGTTATTCAGAACAGATACACCTTCATCTTTcttaacaataataattttcacagaataGGACTATGGATTATATTCTTAAAAGTGTTTTGGATTAAACAATATATGAAGTGCCTACTGGCACTTGCAACGGTATTTAGTTTGCACAATTGCTATCTCTTGTAGGTATTTAATTTGCAGTATAAAAAAGCAGcccattatttcttttttagctgCTCTGTTCAGATACAGCTGCTGCATAGAGGACCATATGCAAACAGTACAGTTGCAGGATTATTAGTGTGCCAGAAGTACCAAAGGCATGTGGCATACAGCCTGTGTTTTGGCTACTTTATCCTTCCAAATTCCAAAAGCCAAAACCAGACACCATTCGATACTTAGTGctcagagcagcactgcagagcactTGCATTAACTCATGTAGCTATTCACTGTGTGCTCCTCATTTACATTTTAGAAGACTAAAAGAATGTGAGACTTAACTCTTTAATTAGATTACCTGAGTCAGAAGAGTTAGTGAGAGTTTTGCATTTGATTCCAGTGATAGGAAATGCATTCAGCTCTACTTGTTAATGAAACAAGCAGTGACTTACTGGCATGGTTCCCAATAAAGGTTATCGGtgaatgttttgaaatgtaCAACTCAAGTTTATTTTACAGTGTTCTTTCCAAATACAGCATAGCATAGCTGTATTTGGTGCTGTTTGAAGATGATGTTTATTGataattaaaatgctgaaaactaTTATTTTGAGAGAGATAAAAGCTTATGCTCATTCTTGTTGTTGGTACTGAAGATaggacatttttctctttaaaatacttttttttactaTACAAAATTGTTCACTGTAAATCACAGGTTCAGTCACCAAAGCCTGTGCCAAGAGCAGttcagcagaagcaaaaaaagatgGAAGGTGAAGAACGCATCTATCAAAACAAAGCCTGTACTGGGGTAACAGGCAAACAAGTCAAAGATGAACAAAAGCCAAATCACTTCAGTGGGATGCTTCACCAAACAGAGTGTCAACAGGTAAGGATTTGGGCACTACAGTAATGCATCCCCTGGGAGTGTTTGCTGTGTTAGGAAACATGCTTGGAAAAAGCCAGGAACAATGCCATAAACTCCAGAAGTTGGCATATGCTTACTGGCTTGTATTATTCCAAATGTAGAACTTGGAGTTTCTGGTAAGCACAGGAATTAAGTGCAAATAGGGCACTATCCTTACCTGCCTCAAGCCTGCCAGGTCCAAGTATATGAACAGTACCTGTGGTAATTTTCAGTGCCACTGAATTCTTTTCAGCATACAGAATTGCTGTCTACATCTACAGGTTCACGTACCGAAACCAGCACAACAGAAGCGAAGCAAGGTAAAGGAGGAAGACCATAACTGCCTGCGCAGGCCTCATGCTCTGGGAACACACCAGCAACTCCAGGCTGAAGAGAGGACCGTTAAGTTTCACACTTCATCTAAGGAACCTGACCACCCACAAAAGGTGAGGGTTTTGGTGTTACCTTAGAGCAGTCATGACACCCTGCAGAAGAGAGATCAGCTTTTCTAAAActaagagtttaaaaaaaaaaaaaaaacaaaaacaataaacCAGAGCCTGAAGTAAACATATGCAGAGATGTTTGTCACTGACCCCACAAGTCTGTGTAGAGCTGCTTGGTCTTACTGTTAGCAAACTAccactccattttttttcaatagttgGTTAGTAAAGCAGAGCACCGAGTGCTTCTCTAGTGTGCAGATAAAAGTGTTGGGAAATGAGTCTCCCTTTGTGGACCCTGTAGTTTTCTTGGTAGAAACTTCAGTCATTTCCTTTTCTACAGAGTGGAAAACTGCATAGCACTCTTAATTAGGTTCTTAAATTCTGACTCTTTAATCTGAGGATTTTAGTAGTTAACTAACTTACCTCAAATATTATAATTACTGCATAAAAAGGTTGAATGAATGTATTCAATCTTATTCTTCAATTGCACATGAAAAAATTGATCAAGGTTTTagtaaaaataatgcagaataaAGCACATCTTGTTAATCGTACTGTGCTTCTTCTCTATGGAGTTTAAGTATAGTTTAACAAAGAAGTATAGTTTAACAAAGACATTCTACCCTGTTTGTTCCTTTCCTATAGAAAAATAACTTGTTAAATGAGGATGACTTCTGATGAGCACGAAAGTACAACTTTAAAGATAGCTTTATTATTAATCTTAAATTCTTTGCTTTGAGCAGTCTGCTGATCACTGCTTGGACACTCTGGTACAAGCTAGGAttgtaaagcagaaaaaggagcCACACCCGAGAGTGTCAGGCAGGGAAGTGGTGAGCAGAACAATTTTTGGGGAGTCTTTGGCTGACAGCAAGGTGGACAGATTCTGAAAAGCCTCTGGAGTCCTGACAGAACAGTGACTCCAAGTCACAAATACAGCTCTGTAATACGAGGCTATTCCAGTGCTACTTCCTAGTCCTCAAATGGAAATTGTAAAATATAATAGCAAAAAGAGTAGCAAATCTCCTTATTCCTCTGTATTTTGTGTAAAGGCTACTGTGGTCCTAAGAAAAAAGTAGATGTGGAAAGAGCCACATCTCAGTGTCCAACATGgcacaggggaagaaaaaaaaagacttggtGTAACTTCCCCAGTTTACCTGAACAGTAAGCACCCAGTATGGATTGTAGATCTTCACACCAGAGAATAACTTGGGCAtttgtgtttctctcttttctgtccgggaaagaaaagtacattttttacagaaaagggACCAATCACTGGTCTGGTATTTACATTATCCTTGTGTTTTGATTTAGtctttataaaaaggaaaagctacCCTTCCAATATGATTAACAGTACTGCATCCATGTAGAATAGTTGTGTGGTAGTCGCTGAATATTGTGTGTAATAGGGGAGAGTTAGAACAGATGTCAGATAACATTTAAGATATTCAAATGAgaaactggagaaggaaaaaaaaaaaggaagattataTTCCTTTTTACAGACTTCTTGATTCTTTTCAGATAATTTAAGAGATTGGAAAACGAAAGCCATATAGGAAATTTTAGAGTACTGAGGTGAAAATTGAGGGGGACTCTTGAGgcacaaagcaggaaaaaacaatggCACATGCAGGGAATAGAGTGGTGAGAGGCTGTCAAGCATTCTTCAGGGAGCAAATTCCCCACACTTCAATTAGGGACCTGCCTGGAGTAGGTAAGCAGGCACCTCACTGTAGTTTTAGGTGGGATGGTCACCCTGTTGCCATTAACAGGCAATGGGGTTAGTGGTCTGAATACAGCACTTGGGTGGGCAAGGAAGAAAAGTGCTTGGAAAAAGCCAGGAACAATGTCATAAACTCCAGAAGCTGGCACCTGCTTACTGGCTTGTAAAACTTGGAGTTTCTGGTAAGCACAGGAATTAAGTGCAAACAGGGCACTATCCTTACCTGCCTCAAGCCTGCCAGGTCCAAGTACATGAAGGAGTACCTGTGGTAATTTTCAGTGCCACTGAATTCACTTCAGCATACAGAATTGCTGTCTACATCTACAGGTTCATGTaccaaaaccagcacaacagaagcaaagcaagGTAAAAGAGGAAGACTATAACTGCCTGTGCAGGCCCCGTGCTCTGGGAACACACCAGCAATTCCAATCTGAAGAGAAGACTGTTAAGTTTCGCACTGCGACTGAGGAGCCCAACCATCCACAAAAGGTGAGGGTTTTGGTGTTACAGAGGACTCGGAgggaaatttctctttttctgtgctttatctTTTTGGGAAGTACATTCAGAAAAACATCACATAACTGTCCCAGCGAAAGAACAAGTGAGTCTGCTCAGTAAGATGCTGCTGGAAAGCAATTCCAGTTTAGGtataaattaaatgagaaacatTTCTCTGCCAAAGGGGGAACACTTGTCCTACTTCTGTCAGTCAAGAAGGGCAGGGCGCTTGGAGAGACTGGACAGCTGATAAACTGGGAAAGAGAACAGGGAAGACCAAAGTAATACATAAAAAATCATatagaaacaacaaaaagcagagaagaagaaaatctgtgaGCTGCGTTTATGTTTGATGTCATGGTATTCTTCTATCAGACTGGGCCCATATTTaaccaaagaaaaagatgtcTGTCACTAATTTTAAAGAGGAATAGACAGGAAACTTCTTCAATTAGAGAAATACAGTTTACGTTATGAATCTTCAGCAAGATAGCCATAGTGCTCAGGTTGAAATTAAGTGGGATATATATTGCTAAAAATTAACATATGAGTGGGATCATGGAAAGGAAACCAAAAGGTGGAAGTTTTTGTGAGGGATCATGGAAAATATGGTCAAATCTTGGATATGTGAGAAACAGAAGTGTAGTGTTTAGGGGTTCCTTTCAGAGATGAAGGCCAAAAAGTTGAGTGGAGGATGGCATTGCTTCTGGagatttaaaaaaccccaatcaCCACCATATCCAACTCGAAGAAACCCCACACTACTCAGCTTTATGCTATGATAAACCAGGAGAACTTCAGCTTTACAGAACTCACACAAATCAAAACAGCAAATCAGACTTCAGAGTAACGTCTAGGGTTTACAATCTGAAGCTTTATTATCAGGAACACATAAAGACAATATTACATTTTTTGGAAACGAGTTAAAGATGTAGAAGAGTTCCAGCTGTTGACTTCAATAGTGCCTGCAAATTCCAGATTTAAGACTTATAAGGGTTGTCTTGCTTTCTCAGGATAACTTAAAGTACCTAGATGCCATCTTTGTTTTTCCAATTCAGATCTCACTTCTTCAATATTAACTTTATTATCACTATATTTTTCCCCCCCTGCAGAAAGACACTGCAAGAGCATCACTGTCATTCAACCCTCAAGCAATGTTCTCAGTATCCAAAAAGAAACACGATCAACTCTTAAATACAGATTATCAAGTATTATTGCAAGAAACTGGTTCTGacacttttccttctctatcTGTTCTATTCAGACTTGCATTTACTAACCAAACATACCCCTACAGTATAGCCATACTTGTACTTCTGGTACTGATactgctttccttgtgttttctc harbors:
- the VRK2 gene encoding serine/threonine-protein kinase VRK2 isoform X1, translating into MPPKGRGRGKLPVPLPKDMILKDTEGKGWRLGSQIGQGGFGLIYLASPQTHVPVEDDAVHVIKVEYLENGPLFSELKFYQRAAKQEHIRKWMDLKKIRCLGIPVFWGSGLAEYKGKSYRFMVMERLGEDLQRIFQDCGSRFKRDTVLQLGARMLDTLEYIHENEYVHGDIKAANLLLGYNNPHEVYLADYGLCYRYCPNGNHKQYQENPRKGHNGTIEFTSIDAHKGVAPSRRGDLEILGYCMLQWLCGKLPWEQNLKDPVAVQIAKTKLMDELPDSVMEWDSSGNSCEISRFLACVYGLAYDEKPKYQVLKKILLDGLGSSGTRYDGPLEFSTAACTRNHRTDQVSKVQSPKPVPRAVQQKQKKMEGEERIYQNKACTGVTGKQVKDEQKPNHFSGMLHQTECQQVHVPKPAQQKRSKVKEEDHNCLRRPHALGTHQQLQAEERTVKFHTSSKEPDHPQKVHVPKPAQQKQSKVKEEDYNCLCRPRALGTHQQFQSEEKTVKFRTATEEPNHPQKKDTARASLSFNPQAMFSVSKKKHDQLLNTDYQVLLQETGSDTFPSLSVLFRLAFTNQTYPYSIAILVLLVLILLSLCFL
- the VRK2 gene encoding serine/threonine-protein kinase VRK2 isoform X2, whose translation is MDLKKIRCLGIPVFWGSGLAEYKGKSYRFMVMERLGEDLQRIFQDCGSRFKRDTVLQLGARMLDTLEYIHENEYVHGDIKAANLLLGYNNPHEVYLADYGLCYRYCPNGNHKQYQENPRKGHNGTIEFTSIDAHKGVAPSRRGDLEILGYCMLQWLCGKLPWEQNLKDPVAVQIAKTKLMDELPDSVMEWDSSGNSCEISRFLACVYGLAYDEKPKYQVLKKILLDGLGSSGTRYDGPLEFSTAACTRNHRTDQVSKVQSPKPVPRAVQQKQKKMEGEERIYQNKACTGVTGKQVKDEQKPNHFSGMLHQTECQQVHVPKPAQQKRSKVKEEDHNCLRRPHALGTHQQLQAEERTVKFHTSSKEPDHPQKVHVPKPAQQKQSKVKEEDYNCLCRPRALGTHQQFQSEEKTVKFRTATEEPNHPQKKDTARASLSFNPQAMFSVSKKKHDQLLNTDYQVLLQETGSDTFPSLSVLFRLAFTNQTYPYSIAILVLLVLILLSLCFL